Proteins found in one Pueribacillus theae genomic segment:
- a CDS encoding YigZ family protein, whose amino-acid sequence MLSSYYTVKQPGTHEIYIQKSRFIAYIGRAESEEEAQAFIQSIKKKHYDATHNCSAYLIGENNEIQKANDDGEPNGTAGIPILEVLKKRGLKDTVVVVTRYFGGIKLGTGGLIRAYGSAASEVIRTVGVVKRVLMQIMHTAFDYSYLGKIENELHNSPYEKKEIRYFEHVEMDIYVESGNQETFAEWITNLTNGEAEIGSGDVEYLEKEINKL is encoded by the coding sequence ATGCTATCTTCTTATTATACCGTAAAACAACCGGGGACACACGAGATCTACATACAAAAGTCAAGATTTATTGCATATATTGGCCGAGCCGAATCGGAAGAAGAGGCACAGGCTTTCATTCAATCCATCAAGAAAAAACATTATGACGCAACACATAATTGTTCCGCTTATCTGATCGGTGAAAACAATGAAATCCAAAAGGCAAACGATGACGGGGAACCGAACGGTACCGCAGGAATACCCATATTAGAGGTTCTAAAGAAACGCGGCTTAAAAGATACCGTTGTTGTCGTCACCCGCTATTTCGGTGGAATTAAACTAGGAACTGGAGGCCTTATTCGCGCATACGGATCCGCCGCTTCAGAAGTGATTCGTACTGTCGGCGTCGTAAAAAGAGTGCTTATGCAAATCATGCATACGGCTTTTGACTACTCGTACCTTGGAAAAATTGAAAATGAACTGCACAACTCACCATACGAAAAAAAAGAAATCCGCTATTTCGAACATGTGGAGATGGACATCTATGTGGAAAGTGGAAATCAAGAAACATTTGCTGAATGGATCACAAACTTAACAAATGGAGAAGCAGAAATTGGCTCTGGGGATGTCGAGTATTTGGAAAAGGAAATAAATAAATTATAA
- a CDS encoding glycosyltransferase family 4 protein: MLDTYHYFIAFFISLLVTIIATPFVKKIALRYNIVDKPENRKIHMNSKPRLGGLAIVIGVAAGYLYLTPAPYSPYMPKIIIGAIIITIVGILDDKFTLSPKAKLLGQIIAACIVVSSGLLVDFVTIPFYGKVEFGVFSYAITILWIVGITNAMNLIDGLDGLSAGVSTIALTFFSIMAVIDSQFVALGLSIIFLGATIGFLFFNFHPAEIFMGDTGALFLGYSISIISILGLFKSVTLFSLIIPVIILAVPIFDTFFAIIRRLLNKQKISSPDRRHLHHRLIDMGFSHKTTVFIIYGVSIFFGISALVFSASTLWGSLLMISLLLLILQLTAELIGLIGEKRKPIVTFLKRLSSTKPATKPVIKRE; encoded by the coding sequence TTGCTCGATACATACCATTATTTTATCGCTTTTTTCATTTCACTTCTTGTTACAATTATTGCAACACCTTTCGTTAAAAAAATTGCACTTCGATATAATATTGTAGATAAACCAGAAAATCGAAAGATCCATATGAATTCAAAGCCTCGGCTCGGCGGACTTGCGATTGTCATAGGCGTTGCAGCAGGTTATCTTTATTTGACACCGGCACCCTATTCACCCTACATGCCAAAAATTATTATTGGGGCAATCATTATCACCATCGTCGGGATCTTGGATGATAAATTCACGTTGTCACCGAAAGCAAAATTACTTGGCCAAATTATCGCCGCTTGCATTGTCGTCTCTTCAGGGCTCCTCGTTGACTTTGTTACAATTCCGTTTTACGGAAAAGTCGAATTCGGCGTCTTTAGCTATGCCATTACTATTTTATGGATTGTCGGCATTACAAATGCCATGAATTTAATCGATGGATTGGATGGCCTTTCAGCCGGGGTTTCTACGATTGCATTAACGTTCTTTTCCATTATGGCGGTGATTGACAGCCAATTCGTCGCACTCGGATTATCGATCATTTTTCTCGGGGCAACCATCGGTTTTTTATTTTTCAATTTTCATCCGGCGGAAATATTCATGGGAGACACAGGGGCGTTATTTCTTGGATATTCCATTTCGATTATTTCCATACTCGGCCTTTTCAAAAGCGTTACGCTATTTAGCTTAATCATCCCTGTGATCATATTGGCTGTTCCGATTTTCGATACATTCTTTGCCATTATCCGCAGGCTTTTAAACAAACAAAAAATTTCAAGTCCTGACAGGCGGCATCTTCACCACCGGTTAATCGACATGGGCTTTAGCCACAAAACGACTGTTTTTATAATTTATGGCGTCAGCATTTTCTTTGGAATTTCAGCACTTGTCTTTTCAGCTTCAACACTTTGGGGTTCCCTGCTGATGATTAGCTTGCTGTTGCTGATACTCCAACTAACTGCTGAACTGATCGGGCTCATAGGCGAAAAGAGAAAACCAATCGTTACATTTTTAAAAAGATTATCTTCAACGAAGCCGGCAACAAAACCGGTTATTAAACGGGAATAG
- the wecB gene encoding non-hydrolyzing UDP-N-acetylglucosamine 2-epimerase — MANRIKVMTVFGTRPEAIKMAPLVLQLEKNKKIESIVAVTAQHREMLDQVLEIFRLEPDYDLNVMKKRQSLVDITTKALAGLHDVMGEVKPDIVLVHGDTSTTFVASLAAFYMQIKVGHVEAGLRTWKKYSPFPEEMNRQLTGVIADLHFAPTKQAKENLLNEGKKAETIFITGNTAIDALKTTVREDYVHETLETLGDDRLILVTAHRRENLGEPMKNMFRAIKKLVQEHGDVQVVYPVHMNPVVRELANEILGDDPRIHLIEPLGVFDFHNFAAKAHLILTDSGGVQEEAPSLGVPVLVLRDTTERPEGIAAGTLKLAGTDEAMIYNMANELLTDDQKYNEMAKASNPYGDGFASKRIVEAILYYFGERCEQPEEFDAQN; from the coding sequence ATGGCGAATCGTATCAAAGTAATGACGGTTTTCGGAACGAGGCCGGAAGCGATAAAAATGGCACCGCTTGTTTTACAACTTGAAAAAAATAAAAAAATTGAATCAATCGTTGCGGTAACAGCACAGCACAGGGAAATGCTTGATCAAGTGCTGGAGATATTTAGGCTTGAACCTGATTATGATTTGAATGTTATGAAAAAGCGCCAATCGCTAGTTGATATTACGACGAAGGCGTTAGCGGGGCTGCATGATGTGATGGGCGAAGTGAAGCCGGATATTGTACTCGTCCATGGTGATACATCGACAACGTTTGTTGCGAGTTTAGCCGCTTTTTATATGCAGATAAAGGTTGGCCATGTGGAGGCGGGGCTTCGTACATGGAAGAAATACTCGCCTTTTCCAGAGGAGATGAACCGCCAGTTAACAGGTGTGATTGCGGATCTGCATTTTGCGCCAACGAAGCAGGCAAAGGAAAATTTGCTAAATGAAGGGAAAAAGGCAGAAACGATTTTCATTACAGGGAATACGGCGATTGATGCGTTGAAAACAACGGTAAGAGAAGACTATGTACATGAAACGCTTGAAACACTTGGCGATGATCGGCTGATTTTGGTGACGGCACATCGAAGGGAGAATCTCGGCGAACCGATGAAGAATATGTTTCGGGCCATCAAAAAGCTAGTCCAAGAACATGGCGATGTGCAAGTCGTTTACCCTGTTCATATGAACCCGGTTGTAAGGGAACTTGCAAATGAAATTCTTGGCGACGATCCGAGAATTCATTTAATTGAGCCGCTCGGTGTATTTGATTTCCATAATTTTGCCGCGAAAGCACATTTGATTTTAACGGATTCTGGTGGAGTGCAGGAGGAAGCGCCATCATTAGGTGTTCCTGTTCTCGTATTAAGAGACACAACCGAGCGGCCGGAAGGCATTGCTGCTGGTACGTTGAAACTTGCCGGGACGGATGAAGCAATGATTTATAACATGGCGAATGAACTGTTAACTGATGATCAGAAATATAACGAAATGGCAAAAGCTTCGAATCCTTATGGGGACGGATTTGCGTCAAAGCGGATTGTTGAGGCAATTCTTTATTACTTTGGAGAGCGGTGTGAACAGCCGGAAGAATTTGACGCGCAAAATTAA
- a CDS encoding DUF6557 family protein, with protein MIFKELLKNVKFDDVWEVLFREYNFKAEAYEAYKRVMDELRSLEVPAYQSEFTLVVAKVENSFEPGTFIFEVFGMKKGDENRYALEMEPWENWMNVDVLNKSIEFYSAAGVVAHALYEMTFFGYSAEAVAKRVDEEKQILTDVVRN; from the coding sequence GTGATTTTTAAAGAATTGCTAAAAAATGTAAAATTTGATGATGTGTGGGAAGTACTTTTTAGAGAATATAACTTTAAGGCAGAGGCTTACGAAGCTTATAAACGAGTAATGGATGAATTACGATCACTTGAAGTTCCCGCTTATCAATCTGAGTTTACCTTGGTAGTAGCGAAAGTTGAAAATAGTTTTGAACCAGGGACTTTTATTTTCGAAGTATTTGGAATGAAAAAAGGTGATGAAAATCGTTATGCACTTGAGATGGAGCCTTGGGAAAATTGGATGAACGTCGATGTTTTAAATAAATCAATTGAATTCTACAGTGCAGCGGGTGTAGTTGCCCACGCTTTATACGAGATGACATTCTTTGGATATTCTGCTGAAGCAGTGGCTAAAAGAGTGGACGAAGAGAAACAAATATTAACTGACGTTGTGAGGAATTAG